A segment of the Amycolatopsis thermophila genome:
CAGGTCGGCGACCACCTTGCGGGTGTCGCCGTCGGCGGCGTTGCGCGACAGCCGCGGCATGATCGCGGTCAGCAGCGAGACGCCGATGACGCCGTAGGGCAGCTGGAACAGCAGCCACGCGTTCGAGTAGATCGTGACGCCGCCGGGGTCGCCGCTGGTCAGCACCCGCGTGTTGACGGTGAAGCCGATCTGGCTGACCGCGACGTAGCCGAGGATCCACAGCGCGAGCCCGCCGAACTCCTTCATGCGCTTGTCGATGCCCCAGCGCCACTTGAACCGGAACCCGGTGCGCAGCAGCGGTGGCACCAGGATGATCGCCTGGATGACGATGCCCATCGTCACGCCGATGCCCAGCAGCAGCAGCTTCGGCTGGCTCGCGTCGACCGGGTAGGTGGGGACGATCTCGCCCGGGGTGAGGATGTACACCGCGAGCGTGAAGATCACGACCAGGTTGTTCACCACCGGCGCCCAGGCCGGGGGGCCGAAGATCTGCTTGGCGTTGAGGATCGCCGAGAGCAGCGCGAACAGGCCGTAGAACAGGATCTCCGGCAGCAGCAGCCGGGCGAACGCGTTGGTCAGGCCGGTGGCGGCGGGTGTGGCGTTGGCGTCCAGGTACAGCGAGGTCAGCAACGGCGCGGCCGCCACCGCGACCACCGTGCCGATCAGCAGCAGCACGAACCCGACGGTCAGCATGCGCTGCGTGTAGGCCGTGCCGCCGTCCTTGTCGTCCTGCGAGCGGACCAGCAGCGGCACCACGACACTGCTCAGCACGCCGCCGAGCAGCAGCTCGAAGACGATGTTCGGCAGCGTGTTGGCGATGTTGAACGAGTCGTTGATGACCGTGGTGCCCACGGCCCAGACCAGCATGATCTTCCAGAAGAACCCGGTGATCCGGCTGATCAGCGACGCGATCGCGATCCGGCTGCTGGACTTCGCCAGCGACGGTGCGGCCGGTTTCTCCGGCGCCTCGACCGGCGCGTGGAACCCGGTGGCGTCGAGCCCCGGCCCCTCCCCGAACGCGGTGCCCGGCGAGGCGGAGATGCGCGGCATCATCCGCGTGGCCAGCGCGTCGTAGGGCCGCAGCACGTCCGGGTCGGCCACCGGCCAGCGGTTGCCGCCCTGCACGCCGCTGATCCGCGGGATCAGCATCGTCGCGTCGGGGTCGTTCGGCGGCAGCGGTGGCGCGCCGAACGGCATGCTGTCCTGGTGGCGCTCCCGTTCCTGCCGCCACGGCCGGACGGGCTGCCGCCGGTCCGGCGGCGCCTGGCGGCCCGTCGGCGGCGGCTGCCGGCGCGGTGGCGGCGGCGGTTGCACCCGGTCCGGGGGCAGCTGCCCCTGCTGGCGGTTGACCTGCTGCGGACGCGGCCTGCCGTCCGCAGCAGGTGGGATGCGGCGGATCTGGTCCTGCCGAGCGCGATCAGGCGGCGGACGCCGTGCTGCGCGGTCGGCGGGACGCTCGGGTGGCCACCCCGGGTCTCTGTCCAACGCGCGCCCAATCCTCGCCGGTCCGGTTCTGGCACCCCAGGGTAGTCGGTCAGGCCCGGCGGGCCCGGACGCGACGGTAGATCTGCCGGGCGGAGAGCAGGACCAGGGCCGCCGCACCGGCGATCGTGAGGACCAGCGTCACCACGCCGTACTCGTTCGACCGCAGCTCGAACCGGGCGGGATGGCCGAGCGGCGTGCCGCCGGGAGTGGTCAGCGACACGGTCACGTTGAACACGCCGGCCCGCAGCGCCTCGGCCGGGATCCGCTCGCCGCCGGTCAGCCCGGCCGGCAGCAGCCGGTCCGGCACCTGCTCGGCGCGCAGGCCCGGGTTGTTCGCCAGCTGGATGCGCACCACGATCTGCACGGGCAGCTTGTTGCTCAGCGACACCGGAAGCGGCGCCGACCCGGACGCCATCGAGATCGGCTGCGCCGGGGTGTCCACGGTGACGCTGCCGAGCAGGGCGTCCAGCTCGGCGCGGGAGTCGGCGGCGGACGCCTCCGCGGCGCCCTGCTGCGGGCGCCAGGCGGCCGACGTGTTGCGCACCAGAGCGAAGCGCAGCGGTTCGAGCAGCTGCGCGGGCTGGACCTGGGCGGCCGGGTCGACCTGCATGGCGCCCTGCAGGTCCCCCATCGTGCCCTCGATCGAGGCCATCTCGTCGGTCACCGATGCCGGCGTCGCGGTGGCGACGTCCTCGGCGGTGTAGCTCATCTTGGCGCTGCCCGCGACCGCGGTCGACAGCAGCGCGGGCAGCGACTGCGGCGTCAGCAGGTTGCGGTCGACGAAGTCGCCGACCTCGCGCAGGAACCCGGTCAGGTCGCCCTGGGAGGCGTTCCACCGGCGTGGCGGCGCGACCAGCACCGGCCGGGACGCGGCGCCGGACAGCCCACCGCGGAACGCGAGCGCGGCCAGGCCGTTCTGCGTCGCGATGTCCGGGTCGTCGACCGGGGTCGCGGAGGTGGCCTCGTCGGAGCCGGCCGAATCACCGGTAAGCCCGGACAGCACCAGTGAGTCGGCCTGCTGGGCGCGCAGGCGGGTGCCGTCCAGGGTGACCCCGCCGGCCGACTGGGTGCTGGTCAGCGGGTCGGTGATGAGCGTGCGGACGCCCCGGTTGTCCAGCGCGGTGAGCGTGCCCTGGTCCAGCGCACCGTCGGCCCACAGCACGCCGTCCTGCGGCGCGACCCCGAGCAGCTCCTGCACGTGTGAACCGGTGTCGAGCGCGAACGGCAGCAGGTCACCGCCGCGCACCTTGGACAACGCGGTGAGGTCGGCGTCGGCGTAGGGCAACTGCACCACGCACTGCCCGGCGACCAGCGAACGCAGCGAATCCAGCCACGACTTGGCGGCCTCGGCGCCGGTGCCCGCCACCGTGCCGGTCCCGGTGCGGACCTGGTAGCCGCGGGACATCGCGTCCACCGTGTCGAGCAGGTCGGGGTCGATCGCGTAGCACAGCGCACGGCTCACCTGCGGGTCGTCGCGCATCGCAGCCGCCGACGCGACCAGCCCGTACAGGCGGCCGCCGGGGCGCAGCTCGCCCGCCAGCACGTCGTCGGAGAGGACGGCGGTGCCGCCGAGCGGCGCGGACACGATCCGCGGCCGGGTGTCGGCGATCGGCCACAGCATCGTGAACTGCGCCGGAGCCGTGTTCTGTGTGGTCGCGTTCTTGCCGGGCGCGGACAGGACGGGCAGCAGCATGCTCAGCGACGCCAGCCGCGCCGCGCCGCCGTAGGCCGGCGTGCCGTTGACGTTGACCAGCAGCGGGTACAGGCCCGGGGTGGTCAGGCGCAGCCCACCGCGCGTGCCGTCCAGCCGGACCGTGACGTTGAGCTGTCCGGTCTGCCCCGGCTCCAGGGTCGACGGCTCGATGTCCAGGAAGTCGGTGCTCGACGCCGGTGCCGCGGGCGTGCCGCCCATCGCGGTGCGCACCTGGCGCTCGGAGGTCATCCGCTCGCCCAGCTCGAGCCGGACCTGCAGGGCGCTGATCCGCCGGTCGCCGACGTTGGTCACGGTGCCGGTGACGTTGAGCGTCGTCGAGGTCGTGGTCACCACGCGCGGGTTCAGCTGGGAGACGTCCAGCCGCAGGCGGCTCGCGGAGTCGCCGGTCTGCGCTCCTGCGACGAACGGCGTGAGTACGGCGAGGAGGAACGCAACCAGCCCGGTGGCGGCGAACCGCTTCACTCCGACGCTCCTTCTGTCGCTCGCGTTTCGTCGAACAGCTCCCTGGCCTTGCGGACCAGTGACCGCTCGTCCGTGTAGGCGAGCCGGGTCTCCAGTTCGGCGACCGGCACCCAGGCCACCTCGGTGACCTCCGAGTCCTCGTCGGACAGCTCGCCGCCGGTGGCTTCCAGCAGGAAATGATGCACCGTCTTGTGCACGCGGCGGCGGTCGGCCACGAACCAGTAGTCGATCGTCCCGAGCGGGCGCAGCACCTCCGCGGAAATGCCCGTCTCCTCCTTCACCTCGCGGACGGCGGTCTGCTCGACCGTCTCGCCGTCCTCGATGTGGCCCTTGGGCAGCGACCACAGCAGCTTGCCGCGGCGGTCCAGCCTGCCGATCAGCACGGCGTTCTCCCTGGCCGGGTCGACGACCAGGCCGCCGGCGGAGGTCTCCACGGAGGTCGTCATCCGCCGGCCGCGGCGGCGTCGCGACCGGCGTCGCGGCTTACCCCCGCCGGAACGACCGGCCGATCCAGACATGCTGCGATGCTAGTGCGTAGCGGCCCGCCCCGGCCGGTACTGCGTAGCTGACCGTTCACTCCCGGTCGATGGGTAGGCTGGTTCCTCGTGTCTGTCATGGTTGAGTCGACCCCGGAGGCGGTTCGATCCCGGTGAACGAACTGACCGCGAAGCGGAACGCGGTGACCGAGCTGATGCGGATCTCCCCGCTGGCCGACGAACTGGCCGCGCGGTTCGCCGCGGCCGGTCACCGGCTGTACCTGGTCGGCGGCAGCGTGCGGGACGCTCTGCTCGGCCGGCTGTCCGCCGATCTCGACTTCACCACCGACGCGCGCCCCGAGCAGATCCTGAAGATCGTCCGGGGCTGGGCCGACGGGGTGTGGGAGGCGGGCATCGCTTTCGGCACAGTGGGCGTCACCAAGCGCGGATCGACGCTGGAGATCACCACGTTCCGCGCCGACGTCTACGACCGGGTGAGCCGCAACCCCGAGGTCACCTTCGGCGATTCGATCGAGGGCGACCTCAAGCGCCGCGACTTCACGGTCAACGCGATGGCGATCGACTTGTCGACCAAGCAGTTCGTCGACCCGCACGACGGGCTGGACGCGCTGCGGCGGAAGGTGCTGGACACGCCGGCCACACCGGAGGAGTCCTTCGCCGACGACCCGCTGCGCATGCTGCGCGCCGCGCGGTTCGTCGCGCAGCTCGGCTTCGAGCCGGCGCCGCGCGTGGTCACCGCGATGACCGAGATGGCCGGTGAGATCGAGCGGATCACCGCGGAGCGCGTGCAGACCGAGCTGTCGAAGCTGCTGCTCGGCCGGTTCCCGCGACGCGGACTGGAGCTGATGGTCGATACCGGTCTCGCCGACCACGTCCTGCCCGAGGTGCCGGGCATGCGGCTGGCCATCGACGAGCACCACCAGCACAAGGACGTCTACCAGCACTCGCTGACCGTGCTCGAGCAGGCGATCGCGCTGGAACGCCGCGACGACCCGGACGCCGAGCCGGACCTCGTGCTCCGGCTGGCGGCGCTGCTGCACGACATCGGCAAGCCGGCCACCCGGAAGTTCGAAGCGGGCGGCGGGGTGAGCTTCCACCACCACGAGGTGGTCGGCGCGAAGATGGCCCGCAAGCGTTTGCGGGCCCTGAAGTACCCGAAGCAGATCA
Coding sequences within it:
- the murJ gene encoding murein biosynthesis integral membrane protein MurJ, whose amino-acid sequence is MPFGAPPLPPNDPDATMLIPRISGVQGGNRWPVADPDVLRPYDALATRMMPRISASPGTAFGEGPGLDATGFHAPVEAPEKPAAPSLAKSSSRIAIASLISRITGFFWKIMLVWAVGTTVINDSFNIANTLPNIVFELLLGGVLSSVVVPLLVRSQDDKDGGTAYTQRMLTVGFVLLLIGTVVAVAAAPLLTSLYLDANATPAATGLTNAFARLLLPEILFYGLFALLSAILNAKQIFGPPAWAPVVNNLVVIFTLAVYILTPGEIVPTYPVDASQPKLLLLGIGVTMGIVIQAIILVPPLLRTGFRFKWRWGIDKRMKEFGGLALWILGYVAVSQIGFTVNTRVLTSGDPGGVTIYSNAWLLFQLPYGVIGVSLLTAIMPRLSRNAADGDTRKVVADLSYASRISTVMLVPIAAVMSVIGTSIGVALFSGGENTPEQAGRLGEALAISAFGLLPYALVMLQLRVFYAMKDARTPTLIMVVMTLVKIPLLYLCPVLLSDQNIVLGAMMVNSLTFVVGAIMGQVWLWVSLGNLRSRRVLGVILFTVVASALGVVAAVLAGFVVPDVGGRLTAWIKLILQGIVGLGVSFGVLALLKVDELSPATKRITRLIKRG
- a CDS encoding DUF6049 family protein — protein: MKRFAATGLVAFLLAVLTPFVAGAQTGDSASRLRLDVSQLNPRVVTTTSTTLNVTGTVTNVGDRRISALQVRLELGERMTSERQVRTAMGGTPAAPASSTDFLDIEPSTLEPGQTGQLNVTVRLDGTRGGLRLTTPGLYPLLVNVNGTPAYGGAARLASLSMLLPVLSAPGKNATTQNTAPAQFTMLWPIADTRPRIVSAPLGGTAVLSDDVLAGELRPGGRLYGLVASAAAMRDDPQVSRALCYAIDPDLLDTVDAMSRGYQVRTGTGTVAGTGAEAAKSWLDSLRSLVAGQCVVQLPYADADLTALSKVRGGDLLPFALDTGSHVQELLGVAPQDGVLWADGALDQGTLTALDNRGVRTLITDPLTSTQSAGGVTLDGTRLRAQQADSLVLSGLTGDSAGSDEATSATPVDDPDIATQNGLAALAFRGGLSGAASRPVLVAPPRRWNASQGDLTGFLREVGDFVDRNLLTPQSLPALLSTAVAGSAKMSYTAEDVATATPASVTDEMASIEGTMGDLQGAMQVDPAAQVQPAQLLEPLRFALVRNTSAAWRPQQGAAEASAADSRAELDALLGSVTVDTPAQPISMASGSAPLPVSLSNKLPVQIVVRIQLANNPGLRAEQVPDRLLPAGLTGGERIPAEALRAGVFNVTVSLTTPGGTPLGHPARFELRSNEYGVVTLVLTIAGAAALVLLSARQIYRRVRARRA
- a CDS encoding NUDIX hydrolase, producing MSGSAGRSGGGKPRRRSRRRRGRRMTTSVETSAGGLVVDPARENAVLIGRLDRRGKLLWSLPKGHIEDGETVEQTAVREVKEETGISAEVLRPLGTIDYWFVADRRRVHKTVHHFLLEATGGELSDEDSEVTEVAWVPVAELETRLAYTDERSLVRKARELFDETRATEGASE
- a CDS encoding CCA tRNA nucleotidyltransferase, with product MNELTAKRNAVTELMRISPLADELAARFAAAGHRLYLVGGSVRDALLGRLSADLDFTTDARPEQILKIVRGWADGVWEAGIAFGTVGVTKRGSTLEITTFRADVYDRVSRNPEVTFGDSIEGDLKRRDFTVNAMAIDLSTKQFVDPHDGLDALRRKVLDTPATPEESFADDPLRMLRAARFVAQLGFEPAPRVVTAMTEMAGEIERITAERVQTELSKLLLGRFPRRGLELMVDTGLADHVLPEVPGMRLAIDEHHQHKDVYQHSLTVLEQAIALERRDDPDAEPDLVLRLAALLHDIGKPATRKFEAGGGVSFHHHEVVGAKMARKRLRALKYPKQIIEDVGQLVFLHLRFHGYGKGEWTDSAVRRYVTDAGELLPRLHKLVRADCTTRNKRKAAALQRTYDELEERIARIQAEEDLAKVRPDLDGNEIMKILGLPPGPMVGKAWKHLKELRLDRGPLDHDEAVAELRRWAEENGL